Below is a window of Uloborus diversus isolate 005 chromosome 3, Udiv.v.3.1, whole genome shotgun sequence DNA.
CCCAAGGACACTACCAAGCTATTACTCAGTTGAAAACTTTTGGTAAAACTCGAATAGATTTTCCTCTTAGTGGGCAATGTCACTCATCAACTTTGTAGCATAacactgaagttgataataatagagaagataatatatctataaatctttttacttttgtGTATCGTAATTTACAGCAACCAACTGGTCCCCTAAAAATATTGATCCGCACGCCACTGCTTCAGTGGAGGCAACGAAGTCAAGCCATCGGATGGAATCGGCCGAGTATTTGGTGTTGTTGACGTATCCAGACACGGGCACCATGGCAAGAGTATCGGGGCGGATGTGCAAACTTCTGAACACAGCCATACATGCAGAGGCAATTGTCACATAccttttaaaaatgataataaatgtataaaaatgttctaataaaataaaacctgtatgattttttttttatataacactTACATGAAAGGGTCAACTTTTGAGATTGCCATAAACTGTGAGCGAAATTCAATGCAGCACTGCCGTAGGATATCTACATCAGatctaaagtaagaaaaatgaaaaataagtcaCACTAATAAATCTATGTCGTTCAATAAATTCGTTGTCGATGAAAAATAGGTACCTGCAATATGCGAGCATTTCTTCTTGGAAGATAAACGAGTCATTTTTATGCTCTTCATACCACTTTATGAAATCGCTCCGAGCTGATGGACTCATAGAGTCTGGACCATAATATTTCATTTCCGGAAGTGTTCCTTCGTAGTCTTGGTTGCTTTGTGTGTTGAAGTAGTGAGGAAAGTATCCTTTCTTCAGTTCCTTCAACCCAAAGCATCCTGGAAGCTTCGATAAAGCCATCGGAAAGAAATTTAATGAGTCGATTACTCTTATTTTCAAGCTTGGTAGCTTGATCGACATAATCATAGAGCCATTTGGAATGACCTCCGGCACGTTTCCTTGCTCAAGGAGCCAAGCCATGATGAACTGACCGTCGaacctaataaaaaaaaagatttttataagCAAACAAAAAAGCACATactattgttcaaaaaaaaattgaaagaaaaagacCTACCCTTTCATGTTATGCGCTATCGCCGTATATCCTTTATGCTCTAAGGAAAATAGCCAGGAGCAAAAGTCGTGACAAGCAGAGTAGCCTTTAAACACTTTCTCCGTCTTGTCCTGATACTGTGCCAAGGCGAAGTTCGTTTTGTGTTCTCCACTGGCTTGATCCGTCTCAAAgtcgaaaaatattaatttttcgttGGGGGTTTTAGGTGCCACTTTCTTCAAGAAGCATCGATGCTCCGAAGCAACTACATAGGCCTCACAGGACGGACACATCGTACTTCCGCAACGGTGAAATTCTCTGGGGCATTTCTGACGCTGTATTACTTTGCAACAGCGATTGCATTGATATACCTAAGCAAagagattaaaattgaaaatgagtgaaaactgtgtaatgtatagttaaaagaaaaaaaatggggattAAGGtggaaaaaaatcttactttatcaCACAAAGATTTCTGCTGTTTTGAAGAGCAAGCTTTGTGTGTGTCAAAGCAATCAGTCGATCTGCAAAGTCTACCGCAGTCGGTGCACCGTATATTTTCCCCAGGCAAACATTCCCTGCGTAAGCATATGTAGCACGCCTCTGGACATCGGTGATTTTCCCGGTTATTAAACGGCTTCTCGCAGTGCTCGCAATAGAAGTTTGAGCTATAAAACCCCTTCAGCCCCTTGATTACATCATAATGGCCTTGGTGAAGATAAAGGTTAATCCGCTCCGGCCGATTTTGCCCTTTGTAAGATACCTGAAAGATAACAGCAGTATTTAGTATATGAAACTTATTacatttaagggggaaaaaagcatACAATGTGAAAACTATTTACCTTATTTAAATTTTCCGAGCAAAATACCACAATTTGCACATTCAAATGTTGCTCAAAAATGGCAATCTCCCGGTATGTACACGGGGCCAGGGGTACACCAGCTGCCTTGGGCAAGTCCATTGCTCGTGTCGTCAATGCCGGTCGATCCTTTCTCTTCATGGCATTGATCGCTGTGACATCCGCGTGCAAATGGGCTAGGGCAAAGACGATTGCTTTGGCACAGCATAGTCCCAGATCGTCGCTGGGGATGGTAAGAATCGACGTCTTCAGAAGTTTATCCACGTCTGGGTTGACGAATCTTCTTCTCCCAGCTCCAACAGGTCTCCTGATAGTTACAACGTCCACGCTGAACGTTGTatctaattttatatgcttcTTGGATTGAAGCACCTTTAACACTGCTGCCAGGATCTTTTCCACGGTGAGATCGGATACTCGCATCAGTGTTGTGGAGATTGGGACGTCTAAATCATCCGATTGAATGCAAAATCGGATGAGATCGGCTGGAGCCAAATCAGAGGTGGTCCTCGCAATCATCATCTCAAACAGCTCCCGGAGAATTCCTAGAATCGTTATCAACGGGACTCCATTTGCTGTGGACGGCAGGCGATCCGGATCCACTCTGGCTTCAAAAATTATCTGTTGTCCCTGATATTTAATGTTATGCCTGCGGGATTTTTCTGTAATTATGATGGCGTTTTCCAACTGAAATGAGACAAAAAACAATTCACGGTTTCAGAAACACGAAGGAGATAAATTCAATAAATCGAGACACTGAAATGAATACTTACTTCATTTTTGGATCCTACTTCATTTCCGGATCCTACTTGAGGGCTCGACATTCCCTGAAATATTGGGGATGCCTCAAAAAAGGACTGAGTTGGCTCTCcaataatctaagtgggaaaacAATAGATAAATACGTATAGATCACAGTGCAAAAGAAGAAGGCAGTTACCAAGCAAGAAAACAACTTACTTCATCGTCATCCTCCCAAAAATTCTGCGTCAGATCCCCTATTAACTAGATAAAAGAAAAGGGAGAATCATAAAGCATTTCTTACATACGTGACGTATAAACAACCAATTCAGACGTagtttataagtttttttattattattattatttaaaatgaactTCTTACATTGTCGCTCTCTTCAAAAAGTGCTTGTGTGTCCTCTCCGAATATCTGGAAGTACAGGATAAAAGAAAACCGTAAATAAAGTAATACATAAACAACTGAAAATCGGTGTACAGATAAAGTTTTAAGAAAACTTACACTGTCGTCAACTTCCAGAAATTCCTGGGTCGCTTCTCCTATAATCTGGAAGTACAGGATAAAAGAAATCGTAAATAAAGTAATACATTAACAGCTAAATTCCGTAGACagataaagattgaaaaaaaaaaaaaacttacactgtTGTCATCATCTTCCATAAATTCCTGGGTTGCTTGTCCTATTATCTGAAGGGGTAAAAACATTCCGTTATAAGAACATCTATGTATATCATGAGTAATAATAATCACTAATGTATGACAAGCCTAAGTTCTTATTGAAGGagattattaaaagaaatatattcatgtATTTAGTTTTAAACACTTTTGGCTATTTTCTTTAAGTATGATTGTTGCTGTTTTGTATATTGTTTTGGCCACTTTGAAGGGAAAAGCAAAGCCAATTCATGTATGTATTGTTATTAATATaaccaccgtttttttttttttattattatttccatgtTTTCGAGCAGAGCATCACCACGACAAATAGAGGCAGTCAGGTACCCAACCAATAAATATTGCACACGTTCTAATAAcctaacaaaagtttttttttaaatagatatttgtttaaaaaccgaattttatgcaaaattaaaaaaaatagctaattttatttattttttaaactctttcagGCATTTTGCTCTCTTGAAAGCTTGGAAATACTATGCAGCAGCGAAAAAATATTCTTGGATGGAACATTCAAACTTGCACCTAAACTTTTCTGTCAATTGTATACACTTCATGGCTCGTTCAAGGGGAAAATTTTCCCATTAGTTTATAGCTTTCTCCCAAACAAAACAAAGGCAACATATTTGACtttgttcaaaaatttgaaaatacaggCCGAAAAGTTTGGGTTCAAGTTTCAACCACCTTCTGCTATGTTAGATTTTGAAGCAGGAGCAATCAATGCTTTAGAGGAAGTGTTTCCGTTCATCAACGTCAAAGGATGCTACTTCCACTATTCCCAAGCAATTTGGAGAAAGGTATGTGTAAAagttgcttagttttttttttttttttttttttgaagaaagatgTGATAttactaaatgtgaaaatttttattagCATAAACTATGGGTTCCTTGAGCCTAAAGAAGGGCTACTTGAACTGAGGAGAAATGGATTAAAATCTGTCCcggtcctataaaactcaataCATATAGACATACCTGTCCGGGAGAAGGTCAACTGCCTTTATATATTGAGTTTTGTAGGACCAGGATggatttagacttttttttctcatgagttcaagtagccccagtttactgaacttaattttttttattactttgttaccaaaaagcaacagtaagatatcaaCTGAAGACCAacataatatatatgtatatagggCCATTTCACAGCATTTTGTCCAAATAGTGTCCGCAACAAAAGTCATAgatgataatttttttgaaacaaaaattttaagtcaaatgtCTAAATCATGCAAATATGGTAGTAATTTGGAATTTGCTTGAGTATGTGTTGAGATATTCAGTATTCAATCGAAAATCGTCGGAACTCCTGTTGCGGACTCTACAGTGCAAAACTTGATAAAATCTTTCatatttcacaaatgaaattttttttgccctttatatatatatatatatatttatattttggtcttcagttgaaattttaaatctatgttATATTCAATGCCTTATCTCATCCTTCCAGGTGCAAGAGTTGGGCCTGGTAAAGAACTATGTAAATAGTGAGGAGACGCGAACATGGATCCGTAGGATTATTGCCCTTCCGCTAGTGCCAATGGATGAAGTAAGTGAAGCTTTCCTCCTGCTTCTTGAAGATGCCCCACAGCAAACAAGAGCAGTGAGAAAAATGATTGACTATGTAGTAGACACCTGGCTGGACGAAAATAATGCGACATTTCAGatgtaagtcttttttttttttttgtttttcttatatttttagaaatatgttTAATGTTCAACTATCTATATATGTTAAGTATTTGTTTCTTCTGTAGTAggcaataatattttttcttacaaaaacaaCAAAGTCGAAGTAAATAGAGTTTAGCaattatgataaaatattaaaattttatgataaataaTACAAACTAACTACATGTTCTGAATTAATCATTGAGCAATCAACGGAATTAACCCTGGCTCTAATAGATAACGTTAACTGGAGCCCAAGGCTCGAAAATTATATTGCCCAACATGACCGGGGCATGTACAAATTACGATCgggcatgaatcttttacccttacatgccCAGTTGGGCGCatgtaattattacaatttttaaattaagtatttttaattttaattatttattaattaattttaattatttatttaaactttttttgtgttgtatattgaaataattcttgattcagatataaagctgtgaaattaattttttgtatgattaatGCTATATACaacaaacttaaatatttttattattatacaattaaaaaaaacctgggCATGTAAAAGTTTATTTGGGCCTGAACCTTTTAGACAAACACGCCCGGtagggcatgtaaaattttaaagatttttctagccctgcTGGAGCCTActctttttgtttcttcatttgtaAAACAATTACACTACTGAATACAGTTCAGCCCTTGTCATCTCTGCTTGACAAATGCTACCATAAAGTAGTATCAAATTATAAACAAATTTACTGAATATTATGTGCTTGGCTATTACATTAAAACCCCTCTTATGcgggcaatttttaattccccgattctaaggctaataaattattaaactcctgtaatgcggacacccctctatagCGGACAAAAGAATTTGGcccgttagtgtccacattagagggttttactgtatatatatgatatgattttattttatttttatgcattgttATCACTTCGCGAAAAATCTGTTCCTGCAAAGCTACGgtttaaaattttcacaattaaaatttgcaaatgatttgaaatacatttttagcataatttaaagGTTTGTTCTTATCAGTCGATGAATATTCATCTTGGGGATTACCTGACTGTTCCTGTCAACACTAATATATGCTGCTTACTCTGTATCgatttcacgaaattttttaaaaaactcatatATAAAATacagttttgttttatgaatgaTGCAAGTGTACTTAAAATTTTGTTGCAGAAGTTACTACAACCGACTTCTAAACTAATACAagtgaacaaacaaaaaaaaaaaaaaattcaagtatgaCAAATAGTTAACAAAACATAGTTTTGCATGTATTCTTAAAGAGCTTTAAGCATTGATTCCTAAATAAGTTGTTCCCAAAGCAGCATTGGTTTGACCATAttaccacctttttttttcatgtaacagATCTATTGTTTTTagcaataatattattatttttttttattatacaggGACTCGTGGAATCACTTTGAAACGAATGACAATTTGAGGACAAACAACAATGTTGAGGGGTGGCACTCAAAACTAAGCAAAAGAGGGCTGCCCCCTCACCCTAATATCTTCAGCTTAGTGAAAGTGCTTCAGGATATTGAAGCTGAAAATGAAGCTGAGAGAAGAACGCTTCGAAGTAGAAAGCAAAAGTCCACCCAGAAAAAACAGTACAGAGTGCTAAATGAAAGACTAGCACTATTGAAACAGCGTTTAATTGATAATAATATTCAACTTAAAGCATACATGGATGCTGTAGCATATTTAGCAAGTACAAAAAAATAATCCATCTGTAAATCATTAATAATTgtgtaaataaaatgtaattgaaatgattttgtctcatcaatttgttttttaaatattgttaaccTTTATTATATTAAttgtttgtttaaatattaataaatcaaGCCCACAATATATAATTTATGAGCGGTATGAACAATCATTTTCTACAATGCCCCCGAATACTTGCAGTTCTTTTCAACATTAATCCAATTGTTAATTCCGATGCAATATTTTGTACTTCAAGcagtaaaaagcacaaaatatcaatacatctaaaaaaaactaaaagcacgaAAGCTGTATGGACgcaaggtagttttttttttaatcagaattactacaaattttactctctgttttatgtttattatttgttatttttattaaagcgcattcttatttgtttcattaattggataattacagcaattttcaaattgaatatcaGGTCTCAAATCTATCAAATGCTTTAGCAGAAATTGAACTATAAgcattcatgttttcaaaaattttttggttGATATAAAGGATAAGTTtcctttataaagttaaaattgtacataaaataaattttgtttttaaaataaatgtttcaaattctcaggtttaaaaaataaatttaagaaagaagggggaaaaaaaaacgatgtagCACACGAGGCGCTGAAAACAGCTGTGCCAAACGATAACATTCCACTTATTTCGATTCGTCCCAATCTAGTGGAAAGAAAAAACCCCTCCAAATATCCCCTATCACAGAAATTACCCCATCCATGCAAAACTTTTTCCCTATGTCCAGAGAGAACCCATCAGTTGTCAACCCACTTTCCCGGTCTCTATTGTTAGCTATTACCCCTCGGTCCCCTGCCGTTCACGGTGACAGGTTCTAGATAAGGAGCGTAGGCAAGAATCGGTATGAACCCTCGAGTAGATATCGCCGTTAACcagattatttttgaattataattttctgaatttttggtGATCTAAGAAACTGACTTTTGTGTCATTTCGTAAATACGTTCACTAGtattatttttgaatgttttgagaattcctgatttttttttttttttttttggcgatctTAGCAACTGACTATGTGTCATTTCGTGGATATACAGTAGATTCAATAccgttttttttaagtgtatatttctTTATGTCATTTTAGTTTCACATTATGAAATGTATTATGTTATATGTGTGTTCTCtgctttaattttattagttttccaATTGATAGAGGAATGATGAAGCTTACTTCATTTTCGTCTTCAATAAAGTTTTGCGTGGATTCACCCACaatctgaaaacaaaataattacatttgaTACAACATTTAAACTTGGCGACatagaagaaaacaaaataaccATCAGTGTTCTAGCTGTAAATaggaagggatttttttttttgaattcctaaaaatttaatttcatgaaaataaaaactaacttcGTCCTCTTGATCAATAAATGGAATGTCTTCATCAATGTCTTCAAAAAGAGCCTGAAAATCAAAACATTCATCAGTATTTTGACTGTAATATTTTATTAAGTTTGTAGtatcagatgaaaaaaaaagtgtatttacaTTTGCTTTGCGTTTCATTGGAGACATTTTTACACTCCTACAAAATCTTTCCGATTCTGTCCAACAGCTCTGAAGATGGAATGTGCAGGAAATGATGAGTCAACACTTTCAATGAGCCTATGACGCTTGCGCGTCTTTACTCCGATTTAAGGGTGGGTAAGAGTGAGAGGGAAGGGGATGAAAATGATGAATTAGCCTCCAGGCATTTAGGATACCTGGGAAAAACCAAtactaaaaaagggggggggggagataagcttaagagtcattttttttaagcttggacacttttgatagttgatgtcttcgattttcgtaaaaatttcaggatgtgttagtggtactatgataaga
It encodes the following:
- the LOC129218781 gene encoding uncharacterized protein LOC129218781 encodes the protein MIVAVLYIVLATLKGKAKPIHAFCSLESLEILCSSEKIFLDGTFKLAPKLFCQLYTLHGSFKGKIFPLVYSFLPNKTKATYLTLFKNLKIQAEKFGFKFQPPSAMLDFEAGAINALEEVFPFINVKGCYFHYSQAIWRKVQELGLVKNYVNSEETRTWIRRIIALPLVPMDEVSEAFLLLLEDAPQQTRAVRKMIDYVVDTWLDENNATFQMDSWNHFETNDNLRTNNNVEGWHSKLSKRGLPPHPNIFSLVKVLQDIEAENEAERRTLRSRKQKSTQKKQYRVLNERLALLKQRLIDNNIQLKAYMDAVAYLASTKK